From Kitasatospora sp. MAP12-44:
GCAGCAGTCCGGCGATTCGGCCCTCGTAGGCCTGGACGCCGTCCAGGTCGCCGTCGGCGCGCGCCTTCGCCAGGCTGGCTCGGGCCTGGGCCAGCTGGGTGCGCAGCTCTTCGTCGAACATTCCGGTCACCGCTCCAGCATCTCCGGAGTTGAAGAATTCTTCAACTGCCGGTCGGTTCGCCCTGCCGCGGCCTCAGACCATCAGCTCGCTCTCGATCCGATGGACCTGGTGCCTGGCCAGCGCGAGGTTGGCCCGGGCGCGGTCCAGCACCAGGTAGAGGAAGAGGTTCTGGCTGCCGGCGCTGGTGAGCGGCCGGACCAGGTGGTACTGGTGGGTGAGGGTGCTGAGGATGTCCTCCATCGCCTCCCCCGCCCGGCCCTGCAGCTCGACGGCGCGCAGGGTGGCGCGGACCACGTCGGTGCTCCCGGCGGCGGCGAGCGCGAGGTCCAGGTCGGCCGCGTGTCCCAGCGTGCCCAGGGCCATCCCGCTGCCGACGTCCACCAGCGCGACCCCCAGGGCGCCCTGGATGGTCATGGCGTCCTTGAGGGCGTTCTCGATGCCGGACATGTGGACCTCCTGGCTGATCGGATCGATGACACGAGGGTAGGGAGATGGCCGGTGTCTGCCGGTCTGTTGACCGGTATTGATCGACTCTCCTGTCCATCTGCGTCAGATCTGTTGACTAGCAGTCGTCACTTGAAGATTTCTTCATCCCGATCGGACGCGATCGGACGGCGTACCCTTCGGCGCAGCGGGCCCGCAGGGGTCCGCGACGGACGAACGGAGTGGTCGGCGATGACGGGCGCGGTGGCGTGGCGGGTACGGCCGGGCGAGCCGCGGGCGGTGGTGCTGGTGCTGCACGGCGGGCAGGTGGAGAGCACCGCGCCGGCCCGGCCCTGGCACCTGGCGGTGGTGCGGATGCGCGGGTTCGTCCGCTCGCTGGAGCGGGAGACGGCCGGCGGCGCGGTCGCGGTGGGCCTGGTGCGCTACCGCTACCGGGGCTGGAACGGTGAGCGGGCGCACGCCGCGCAGGACGTGCTGGCGGCGCTGGACGCGGTGGCGGCGGACTTCGGTCCGGTTCCGGTGGTGCTGGTCGGGCACTCGATGGGTGGCCGGGCCGCTCTGCGGGCGGCCGGCCACCCCAGCGTGAGCGGGCTCGTCGCGCTCGCGCCGTGGTGTCCGCCCGAGGACCCGTGCGAGCAGCTGGCCGGCCGCAGCCTGGTGGCGCTGCACGGCGACCGCGACAAGGTGACCGACCCGGCCCTGACCCGCGCGTTCGCCGCCCGGGCCCGGGCGGCCGGCGCCGCGGTGGCCGCGATCGAGGTGACCGGGGCCGGGCACGGCATGCTGCAGCGCTCCGCCCAGTGGCACCGCAGCACCGCGCTGCTGGTGGCCGCCCTGCTCGGCCTGCGCGACTTCCCCGAGCAGCTGGCGTCCTCGCTGGCGCTGCGCGGGGCCGAGCCCGATGGGCTGCGGCTGGCGCTGCCGACGCCGGCGCAGTGGCCACCGGTTGGGGATCCGCGGCTGGCCGGTGGACGCGGGAGAGGCTGATCAACGACGGCGGCCGCTCCCGCCCCGGTGGGGGCGGGAGCGGCCGCGGCGATGCGGGTCAGCTGTTGACGCAGGTGTTCCCGAACGCCGGGTTGGCGATGCCCACCAGGTTGATGCTGTTGCCGCAGATGTTGATCGGGATGTGGATCGGGATCTGGATCACGTTGCCCGACAGAATGCCGGGCGAGCCGATCGCCGCACCGTTGGCGGTCGCGTCGGCGCTGGCCGCGCCGGCGCCGCCCAGGACGAGTGCACCGGCCGCGCAGGTCAGTACGAGGGCCCTGCGGAAGTCCTTCATGGTCTTCTCCATTCCTTGCGGGATCATTCCTTGCGGGATCGAACAGGGGCACGCGAGATCACACTCGTCTGGATATAGCCGAATGTGATCCCATGCTTACTCTTCGCGCTCGAACGCGCCATGGATGGTTGCGCCACCCGCTAGTCACCCGGTCGGCTGAGTCGATATGTCAGGGCGGCTGTGAGCGGCGGCTGCGGGTGGTCCCGCGCCAGGCGGATGGCGTAGCCGGGCGGGGTTTCGCTGGGCCGGGTGAGTGGTTGTCGGCCCCGCTTGGGCCAAGCCGGCTTGACCGGTCGAACTGACGTCGTTTCACTTCAGCGTGGCTGCCGACCCTCTGTCACCGGACGGCCGTTCGTGTACGTACCCGATCTGTGCCCGTCCCGCTCGTAGGACCGAGCGCCGAGGCTCGGGGCCTG
This genomic window contains:
- a CDS encoding alpha/beta fold hydrolase, which encodes MTGAVAWRVRPGEPRAVVLVLHGGQVESTAPARPWHLAVVRMRGFVRSLERETAGGAVAVGLVRYRYRGWNGERAHAAQDVLAALDAVAADFGPVPVVLVGHSMGGRAALRAAGHPSVSGLVALAPWCPPEDPCEQLAGRSLVALHGDRDKVTDPALTRAFAARARAAGAAVAAIEVTGAGHGMLQRSAQWHRSTALLVAALLGLRDFPEQLASSLALRGAEPDGLRLALPTPAQWPPVGDPRLAGGRGRG
- a CDS encoding chaplin; its protein translation is MEKTMKDFRRALVLTCAAGALVLGGAGAASADATANGAAIGSPGILSGNVIQIPIHIPINICGNSINLVGIANPAFGNTCVNS